A genomic window from Acidobacteriota bacterium includes:
- the trpB gene encoding tryptophan synthase subunit beta, with protein sequence MFPRTSSAAAPGRFGAYGGRYVPETLVAALEELERAYAKAKRDRRFQRELHELLVQYAGRPTPLYFAARLTRELGGAQIYLKREDLLHTGAHKINNCLGQALLAKRMNKRRIIAETGAGQHGVATATVCALFDLECVVYMGTEDMRRQELNVFRMRLLGAEVRGVEAGSRTLKDAINEAMRDWVTNVRTTHYLLGSVLGAHPYPTMVRDFQSVIGREARKQVTQQAGKLPAAVIACVGGGSNAIGIFHQFIGDKRVQLIGVEAGGRSARVGEHAARFLGEGGAPGVLQGTYSYVLQDEAGQVASTHSVSAGLDYPAIGPEHAALHDSGRAEYVAASDAEALAACTLLARTEGIIPALESAHAVAELVKRAPKMKKSDVVIVNISGRGDKDIGILRENLKS encoded by the coding sequence ATGTTTCCACGAACCAGCTCCGCCGCGGCTCCCGGACGCTTTGGCGCCTATGGCGGGCGCTACGTGCCGGAAACACTCGTTGCCGCGCTCGAGGAATTGGAGCGCGCATACGCCAAGGCAAAGCGCGATCGCAGGTTCCAGCGCGAGTTGCACGAGCTGCTGGTGCAGTACGCGGGACGTCCTACGCCGCTTTACTTTGCTGCGCGGCTCACGCGCGAATTGGGCGGCGCGCAGATCTATCTCAAGCGCGAAGACCTGCTGCACACCGGCGCGCACAAGATCAACAACTGCCTGGGACAGGCGCTGCTGGCGAAGCGCATGAACAAGCGGCGCATCATCGCGGAGACCGGTGCGGGGCAGCACGGGGTAGCTACAGCCACGGTGTGCGCCCTGTTTGATCTTGAGTGCGTGGTCTACATGGGCACCGAAGATATGCGGCGCCAGGAGCTCAACGTCTTCCGCATGCGGCTGCTGGGCGCGGAAGTCCGCGGCGTGGAGGCCGGGTCGCGCACGCTCAAAGACGCCATCAATGAAGCCATGCGCGATTGGGTGACCAACGTCCGCACCACGCACTACCTGCTCGGGTCGGTGCTGGGCGCGCATCCGTATCCCACCATGGTGCGCGATTTCCAGTCGGTCATCGGGCGCGAGGCGCGCAAGCAGGTGACGCAGCAGGCGGGCAAGCTGCCGGCCGCCGTGATCGCATGTGTGGGCGGCGGCTCGAACGCGATCGGGATATTCCATCAGTTCATCGGCGACAAGCGCGTGCAGTTGATCGGGGTGGAGGCGGGCGGCAGAAGCGCACGCGTGGGCGAACATGCGGCACGCTTCCTCGGAGAAGGTGGCGCGCCCGGTGTGCTGCAGGGAACGTATTCTTACGTGCTGCAAGACGAGGCCGGGCAGGTGGCGAGCACGCATTCGGTCTCCGCCGGCCTGGATTATCCGGCCATCGGTCCGGAACATGCCGCGCTGCACGATTCCGGTCGCGCCGAGTACGTGGCCGCTTCGGACGCCGAGGCGCTGGCCGCGTGCACGCTGCTGGCACGGACGGAAGGCATCATCCCGGCGCTCGAGTCCGCGCACGCAGTGGCGGAGCTGGTGAAGCGCGCGCCCAAGATGAAGAAGTCCGACGTAGTGATCGTGAACATCAGCGGGCGTGGCGACAAGGACATCGGGATATTGCGGGAGAACCTCAAGTCTTGA
- a CDS encoding GNAT family N-acetyltransferase, which translates to MTFDLQPRLQGKLLELRPLAPQDFDALYQAASDPLIWEQHPESDRYQRDVFQSFFDSALESRGAFAVIECKTGRIIGSSRYARLDVEQRQVEVGWTFLERAFWGGEYNGELKALMLDHAFRFVDRVLFIVGENNLRSQRAVEKVGGSVVGKEERPGRDGRMEPNAVLAITREEWKNRHKRDERKT; encoded by the coding sequence TTGACTTTCGACCTTCAGCCGCGCTTGCAGGGAAAGCTGCTCGAGTTGCGTCCGCTGGCGCCGCAGGACTTCGACGCGCTCTACCAAGCGGCGAGCGATCCGCTGATCTGGGAGCAGCATCCGGAGAGCGACCGCTACCAGCGCGACGTGTTCCAAAGTTTCTTCGACTCGGCCCTCGAATCGCGCGGCGCCTTCGCCGTGATCGAATGCAAGACGGGAAGGATCATCGGTTCATCGCGCTACGCGCGGCTCGACGTGGAGCAACGCCAGGTGGAAGTCGGCTGGACGTTCCTGGAACGCGCGTTCTGGGGCGGCGAGTACAACGGTGAATTGAAGGCGCTGATGCTCGACCACGCTTTCCGCTTTGTCGACCGCGTGCTCTTCATCGTCGGCGAGAACAATCTGCGTTCGCAACGAGCGGTAGAGAAGGTCGGTGGCAGTGTGGTGGGAAAAGAAGAACGCCCGGGGCGGGATGGCAGGATGGAGCCGAACGCCGTCCTCGCCATCACCCGGGAGGAATGGAAAAACCGGCACAAGCGCGATGAGCGCAAGACCTAG
- a CDS encoding phosphoribosylanthranilate isomerase: MNSRLKNIWIKICGTTSVEDAESAVAAGANSVGFIFASGPRRIAPLDARNIVAHLPASLQRVGVFVNEKPERVREVVTRAGMTAVQLHGDETPQYVRELFPGGPSAEATGYPERRRVTRIFKAIRMDEGAAEKIRQFAAAGELIDAFLLDSPATVRGGSGKPFDWDAAAALMEQFKQNDKLRFVIAGGLRPGNVQDAIRKLRPWGVDVVSGVEKQPGVKDEAAVRSFIDKVREVEATL, from the coding sequence ATGAACAGCCGGTTGAAGAACATCTGGATAAAGATCTGCGGCACCACCAGCGTGGAAGATGCCGAGAGTGCGGTGGCGGCGGGCGCGAATTCCGTGGGGTTCATCTTCGCCTCCGGGCCGCGCCGCATCGCGCCCCTCGACGCGCGCAACATCGTGGCGCACTTGCCCGCGAGCCTGCAGCGGGTAGGAGTGTTCGTGAACGAGAAACCGGAACGCGTGCGCGAGGTCGTGACTCGGGCCGGCATGACGGCAGTGCAGCTGCACGGCGATGAGACACCGCAGTACGTGCGCGAGCTGTTCCCCGGCGGGCCCAGCGCGGAGGCAACTGGATATCCGGAGCGGCGGCGTGTCACGCGCATCTTCAAGGCGATCCGCATGGACGAGGGTGCGGCGGAGAAGATCCGCCAGTTCGCCGCGGCCGGCGAACTCATCGACGCCTTCCTGCTCGATTCCCCGGCGACGGTCCGCGGCGGCTCGGGCAAGCCCTTCGATTGGGACGCCGCGGCTGCGCTGATGGAGCAGTTCAAGCAGAACGACAAGCTGCGCTTCGTCATCGCCGGCGGCCTGCGGCCGGGGAATGTGCAAGACGCTATCCGCAAGCTGCGGCCGTGGGGCGTGGACGTCGTCAGCGGCGTGGAGAAGCAGCCGGGCGTGAAAGACGAAGCGGCGGTGCGCAGCTTCATCGATAAAGTCCGCGAGGTCGAGGCCACGCTCTAG